A genome region from Bordetella genomosp. 10 includes the following:
- a CDS encoding TonB-dependent siderophore receptor produces the protein MIATALAAGVTPAAWGQDLSGREESQTLPAITVTGSAAEGPSEDTGSYTTRDTSVGTKMPTSQKETPQSVSVMTRERMDQQNLTTLDQVMGQATGVTTDLSGTAVIPAFYIRGYPVEYFEYDGVPIQTGGASWAMPDMIMFDRVEILRGAGGLFNGAGQPGGVVNLVRKRPTLEPRLSGSLSAGSWDAYRGELDYSTPLNRSGSVRGRVAASYDDRGSHVDYANSRQRAVYGIVEADVTDDTTVSVGASYSKRDWRPAMMGLPRYKDGGDLGLPRSTFLSTPWTHWNFETTQVFADLSHRFNSDWKLKLSAVSDHETSDLKYAYVSGAVDRTTHMGPVLNGGANAYDNKQIGLDANLTGAFQAFGLRHEVVVGANWYDRKAESEGGRLPGFGGTPVDVFHFDPSSIPDPGDPVWTSDSRTDTRQYGVYGATRLKLGEPLTLLLGGRVSWWKSSTRNLMTGASTSDYRQSARFTPYAGIVHDLNPTWSVYASYADIFRVQSNYKDDDGKSLPPVVGANYEAGIKGAFDDGRLNASFSVFRIRESNRAILVSPLAVDNCCYATNGKVQSQGFEAEVSGELASGWQAMAGYTFNTTRYLQDATYQGQSFRSFAPKHLLRLWTTYRLPGELNAWTIGGGVDVQSGIYSTGGSPSVKVTQGGYAVANAYLGYRIDKHWSVALNVNNLFDRTYYARLGSAGAFGPANFGNVYGEPRNVMLTLRAKL, from the coding sequence GTGATCGCCACGGCGCTCGCCGCGGGCGTGACGCCCGCCGCATGGGGGCAAGACCTTTCCGGCCGGGAAGAAAGCCAGACCTTGCCCGCGATCACGGTAACGGGCAGCGCCGCCGAGGGTCCGTCGGAAGACACCGGCTCGTACACCACGCGCGATACGAGCGTCGGCACCAAGATGCCCACCTCGCAGAAGGAGACGCCGCAGTCCGTCTCGGTCATGACCCGCGAGCGCATGGACCAGCAGAACCTGACCACGCTGGACCAGGTCATGGGCCAGGCGACGGGCGTCACGACGGACTTGAGCGGCACCGCGGTCATCCCGGCGTTCTACATTCGCGGCTATCCCGTCGAATACTTCGAGTACGACGGCGTGCCGATCCAGACCGGCGGCGCCTCCTGGGCCATGCCCGACATGATCATGTTCGATCGCGTGGAAATCCTGCGCGGCGCGGGCGGCCTGTTCAACGGCGCCGGCCAACCGGGCGGCGTCGTCAACCTGGTCCGCAAGCGCCCGACGCTCGAACCCCGTCTGTCCGGCTCGCTGAGCGCGGGTTCGTGGGACGCCTATCGGGGCGAGCTGGACTACAGCACGCCGTTGAATCGAAGCGGCTCGGTCCGCGGCCGGGTCGCCGCCTCGTACGACGATCGCGGTTCCCATGTCGACTATGCGAACAGCCGGCAGCGGGCCGTCTACGGCATCGTCGAAGCCGACGTCACGGACGACACCACGGTTTCCGTCGGCGCGAGCTACTCGAAGCGCGACTGGCGGCCCGCCATGATGGGCCTGCCGCGCTACAAGGACGGGGGCGACCTGGGCTTGCCGCGCAGCACCTTCCTGAGCACGCCCTGGACGCACTGGAACTTCGAGACCACGCAGGTCTTCGCCGACCTGTCGCACCGCTTCAACAGCGATTGGAAGCTCAAGCTGAGCGCGGTCTCCGATCATGAAACCAGCGATCTCAAATATGCCTACGTGTCGGGCGCCGTCGACCGGACGACCCACATGGGGCCGGTGCTCAACGGCGGCGCCAACGCCTATGACAACAAGCAGATCGGCCTCGACGCCAACCTGACCGGCGCCTTCCAGGCATTCGGGCTGCGCCACGAAGTCGTCGTGGGAGCGAACTGGTACGACCGCAAGGCCGAGTCCGAAGGCGGCAGGCTGCCCGGGTTCGGCGGCACGCCCGTCGATGTCTTTCATTTCGATCCCTCATCCATTCCCGACCCCGGCGATCCAGTCTGGACCAGCGACAGCCGCACCGACACCAGGCAATACGGCGTCTACGGCGCGACGCGCCTGAAGCTGGGCGAACCCCTGACCCTGCTGCTGGGCGGCCGGGTCAGTTGGTGGAAGAGTTCGACCCGCAACCTCATGACGGGGGCGTCGACATCGGACTACCGGCAGAGCGCCCGTTTCACGCCCTACGCCGGCATCGTCCATGACCTGAACCCGACATGGTCCGTCTACGCCAGCTACGCCGACATCTTCCGCGTGCAAAGCAACTACAAGGACGATGACGGCAAGAGCCTGCCCCCGGTCGTGGGCGCCAACTACGAAGCGGGCATCAAGGGCGCCTTCGACGACGGCAGGCTCAATGCCTCCTTCTCCGTCTTCCGCATCCGGGAAAGCAACCGGGCCATCCTGGTTTCGCCCCTGGCCGTGGACAACTGCTGCTACGCGACCAACGGCAAGGTGCAAAGCCAGGGCTTCGAAGCGGAGGTGTCGGGCGAGCTTGCCAGCGGCTGGCAAGCCATGGCGGGCTACACCTTCAACACGACCAGGTACCTGCAAGACGCCACCTACCAGGGCCAGTCCTTCCGCAGCTTCGCGCCCAAGCACCTGCTGCGGCTGTGGACGACCTACCGGCTGCCGGGCGAGCTGAACGCCTGGACCATCGGGGGCGGCGTCGACGTCCAAAGCGGCATCTACAGCACGGGCGGTTCGCCCAGCGTGAAGGTGACGCAGGGAGGCTACGCGGTGGCCAATGCCTACCTGGGCTATCGCATCGACAAGCATTGGTCGGTGGCCCTGAACGTCAACAACCTGTTCGATAGGACCTACTACGCGCGGCTCGGCTCCGCCGGCGCGTTCGGCCCGGCCAACTTCGGCAACGTCTACGGCGAACCGCGCAACGTCATGCTGACCCTGAGGGCAAAACTATGA
- a CDS encoding helix-turn-helix transcriptional regulator produces MASSVNWSRQFSTDMTVSAGCVMPRTPLKITAPVFEGLQVIASLGSRLSSRVDDGPLFDISGAGVYLVISSGQHEGYDRLASGTLHQFVRVGIDPQSADRNGFDLGRMLQSGCKKLYSHGVTVFQLPLTPTLQAIARQTLTCPVQGPMQDMFIAGKGLELASIAIDSVLDRRNAHHDKLTNADLERLWHARELAVGHYQQPLTLHEIARQVGTNVGKLNTGFRQLFGATVFQYVQQHRLQEAHRMLSTGAYSVSEVASFVGYAIPHFSTLFRKRFGFPPKNLVR; encoded by the coding sequence ATGGCGTCCTCCGTAAACTGGTCCCGGCAATTCTCCACCGACATGACCGTATCGGCGGGTTGCGTCATGCCGAGGACGCCGCTGAAGATCACCGCGCCGGTATTCGAGGGCCTGCAGGTCATCGCCTCGCTGGGCAGCCGGCTCAGCAGCCGGGTCGACGACGGGCCGCTTTTCGACATCTCCGGCGCGGGCGTCTACCTGGTGATCTCATCGGGCCAGCATGAGGGTTACGACCGTCTTGCTTCCGGCACGCTGCACCAGTTCGTGCGCGTCGGCATCGACCCGCAAAGCGCCGACCGCAACGGTTTCGACCTCGGAAGAATGCTCCAAAGCGGCTGCAAGAAGCTGTACAGCCACGGCGTCACCGTCTTCCAGTTGCCGCTCACGCCGACGCTGCAGGCCATCGCCCGGCAAACGCTGACGTGCCCGGTCCAAGGTCCCATGCAGGACATGTTCATCGCCGGCAAGGGACTGGAACTCGCGTCGATCGCGATCGACAGCGTCCTGGACCGGCGCAATGCGCATCACGACAAGTTGACGAATGCCGACCTGGAACGGCTATGGCATGCCCGGGAACTGGCCGTCGGCCACTACCAGCAGCCGCTGACCTTGCATGAAATCGCCCGGCAGGTCGGCACGAACGTGGGGAAACTCAATACCGGCTTCCGGCAATTGTTCGGCGCGACCGTCTTCCAGTACGTGCAGCAACACCGCTTGCAGGAAGCACACAGGATGCTGTCGACGGGCGCCTATTCGGTCTCCGAAGTCGCCTCGTTCGTCGGCTATGCCATCCCTCACTTCTCCACGCTCTTTCGCAAGCGCTTCGGTTTCCCGCCGAAGAACCTGGTCCGTTAG
- a CDS encoding GntR family transcriptional regulator, which produces MEQRYAAITKALVSRIAAGTYPVGSTLPSETDLAQAFSVSRGTVRVALDKLQDLGLISRRRRAGTRVEAQYPPVSTYEPSISSVDELIQYSAHSQRTVHRVRRIVADRDLAARLGCAAGSAWMRIDAARTEPGVEGPPMASWRVYVTQADGALIRGKLKTDQRLISDLIHEATGRVLNEVRQTVRAIGVPESLAAELEVAPDTHALEFTRQYFDQAGELFQISVSVHPADRSSYTTVLKRSK; this is translated from the coding sequence GTGGAGCAGCGCTACGCCGCCATTACCAAGGCCCTGGTCAGCCGTATCGCCGCTGGAACCTACCCTGTGGGCAGCACACTGCCCAGCGAGACCGACCTGGCGCAAGCCTTCAGCGTCAGCCGCGGCACGGTCCGCGTGGCGCTGGACAAGTTGCAGGACCTGGGCCTGATCTCCCGCCGCCGCCGCGCCGGCACGCGGGTCGAAGCGCAATATCCTCCCGTCTCCACCTACGAACCGAGCATCTCCTCGGTCGACGAACTGATCCAGTATTCCGCCCATTCGCAGCGCACGGTCCACCGGGTCCGCCGCATCGTGGCCGACAGGGACCTGGCCGCGCGGCTGGGCTGCGCGGCCGGTTCGGCGTGGATGCGCATCGACGCCGCGCGCACCGAACCCGGCGTCGAGGGCCCGCCCATGGCCTCTTGGCGCGTCTATGTCACGCAGGCGGACGGCGCGTTGATACGCGGCAAGCTCAAGACCGACCAGCGGCTCATCTCCGACCTGATCCACGAGGCGACGGGCCGCGTGCTCAACGAGGTGCGGCAGACGGTGCGCGCCATCGGCGTGCCGGAATCCCTGGCCGCCGAACTGGAGGTCGCCCCGGACACCCACGCGCTGGAGTTCACGCGCCAGTATTTCGACCAGGCCGGCGAGCTGTTCCAGATTTCCGTGAGCGTGCATCCCGCGGACCGCTCGTCGTACACGACGGTCCTGAAAAGAAGCAAATAG
- a CDS encoding Zn-ribbon domain-containing OB-fold protein, producing the protein MKNDVLDARGPDARYAAALAAGRWEVQRCNACRQVIFFPRTACPHCGSADYDWFAPSGRGVVHATTVMRRPAKAGGDLHLCLVDLEEGFRMMSRVEEADPASVAIGDRVAAYVGQAGETPLVLFRMAGDAQ; encoded by the coding sequence ATGAAAAACGACGTCCTCGACGCGCGCGGGCCCGATGCCCGCTACGCCGCGGCCCTGGCGGCCGGACGCTGGGAGGTGCAGCGCTGCAACGCCTGCCGCCAGGTTATCTTCTTTCCTCGCACCGCCTGCCCGCATTGCGGCTCGGCCGACTACGACTGGTTCGCGCCCAGCGGCCGCGGCGTGGTCCACGCCACCACCGTCATGCGCCGGCCCGCAAAGGCCGGCGGCGACCTGCACCTGTGCCTGGTCGACCTGGAAGAGGGCTTTCGCATGATGAGCCGCGTGGAGGAGGCGGACCCCGCCAGCGTCGCCATCGGCGACCGCGTGGCCGCCTATGTCGGCCAGGCGGGCGAGACGCCCCTGGTGCTGTTCCGCATGGCGGGGGACGCGCAATGA
- a CDS encoding thiolase, translating into MMHGNFAPLRGAAAITGIGCAGMGDASGYTEMEILSLAAQRAVADAGLKMADIDGLCTCSASATMWALPVAEYLGLRPAFVDSTMLGGSSFVAHLLPAVHALLAGDCTHVLVCYGSTQRSGAVDRAAVTRMRQVLDPQPYETPYQPMQPISAYALATARHMHRYGTTRRQLAEVAVAARQWARLNPDAYSRDPLTIEDVIDARKVCDPLTVRDCCLLTDGAGAFVLTLAERAKDGPRKPVYVLGNASETWHRQVSSMPDLTVTSASRSGPRALAMAGLSIGDVDLACLYDAFTINVILFLEDLGFCAKGEGGAFVQDGGIAPGGRLPVNTNGGGLSYGHPGMYGIFLILEAVAQLRGSAGARQQAGVEVALVHGNGATLSSQSTAILATEAAL; encoded by the coding sequence ATGATGCACGGCAATTTCGCGCCCTTGCGCGGCGCCGCCGCGATCACCGGCATCGGTTGCGCCGGCATGGGCGACGCCAGCGGCTACACCGAGATGGAAATCCTGTCCCTGGCCGCGCAACGCGCCGTGGCCGACGCCGGCCTGAAGATGGCGGACATCGACGGACTGTGCACCTGCAGCGCCTCGGCGACGATGTGGGCGCTGCCGGTGGCGGAGTACCTGGGTTTGCGGCCGGCCTTCGTCGACAGCACCATGCTGGGCGGCTCCAGCTTCGTCGCGCACCTGCTGCCCGCGGTCCACGCCCTGCTGGCTGGCGACTGCACCCACGTGCTGGTCTGCTACGGCAGTACGCAGCGCAGCGGCGCGGTCGACCGCGCCGCCGTCACGCGCATGCGGCAGGTGCTGGACCCGCAGCCCTACGAAACGCCTTACCAGCCCATGCAGCCGATCAGCGCCTACGCGCTGGCGACCGCGCGCCACATGCATCGATACGGCACCACGCGCCGCCAGCTCGCGGAAGTCGCCGTCGCCGCGCGGCAATGGGCGCGCCTGAACCCGGACGCCTACAGCCGGGATCCGCTGACCATCGAGGACGTGATCGACGCCCGCAAGGTCTGCGATCCCCTCACCGTGCGCGACTGCTGCCTGTTGACCGATGGCGCCGGCGCCTTCGTGCTGACCTTGGCGGAGCGCGCCAAGGACGGCCCGCGCAAGCCCGTCTACGTGCTGGGCAATGCCAGCGAGACCTGGCACCGGCAGGTGTCCTCCATGCCGGACCTCACCGTGACCTCGGCCAGCCGCTCGGGGCCGCGCGCGCTGGCGATGGCCGGGCTGTCGATCGGCGACGTCGACCTGGCCTGCCTCTACGACGCCTTCACCATCAACGTCATTCTCTTCCTGGAAGACCTCGGCTTCTGCGCCAAGGGCGAAGGCGGCGCCTTCGTGCAGGACGGCGGCATCGCGCCGGGCGGGCGGCTGCCCGTGAACACCAACGGCGGCGGCCTGTCCTACGGCCACCCCGGCATGTACGGGATTTTCCTCATCCTGGAGGCGGTGGCGCAGTTGCGCGGAAGCGCCGGCGCCCGCCAGCAGGCCGGCGTCGAGGTGGCGCTGGTGCACGGCAACGGCGCCACGCTGTCCAGCCAGTCGACCGCCATCCTGGCGACGGAGGCCGCGCTGTGA
- a CDS encoding 3-oxoacid CoA-transferase subunit A, with protein sequence MIDKIATSLREAVVDIVDGASVMVSGFGDSGLPIELLHALVDHGARDLTVISNNAGTGDHALAALLAAGRVRKMVCSYPKSSGAHVFERLYKAGRIELELVPQGTMLERMRAGGAGLGPFFTPTGYGTPIADGKETRVIDGRGYVLEQPLRADYALVRAYQADRWGNLTYRLAGRGFGPVMCMAARHAIAQVEDVLPLGAIAPDAVATPGIFVARAVRRHGHG encoded by the coding sequence GTGATCGACAAGATTGCGACGAGCCTGCGCGAGGCGGTGGTCGATATCGTCGACGGGGCCTCGGTCATGGTCAGCGGCTTTGGCGATTCCGGGCTGCCTATCGAACTGCTGCATGCGCTGGTGGACCATGGCGCGCGCGACCTGACCGTCATCAGCAACAACGCCGGGACGGGCGACCACGCGCTGGCGGCCCTGCTGGCGGCCGGCCGCGTGCGCAAGATGGTGTGCAGCTATCCCAAGTCCTCGGGCGCGCACGTATTCGAACGCCTCTACAAGGCGGGACGGATCGAGCTCGAACTGGTGCCGCAAGGCACGATGCTGGAGCGGATGCGCGCGGGCGGCGCGGGGCTGGGGCCTTTCTTCACGCCCACGGGCTATGGGACGCCCATCGCCGACGGCAAGGAGACCCGCGTGATCGACGGCCGCGGCTACGTGCTGGAACAGCCGCTGCGCGCGGACTACGCGCTGGTCCGCGCCTACCAGGCGGACCGATGGGGCAACCTGACCTACCGCCTGGCCGGCCGCGGCTTCGGTCCGGTGATGTGCATGGCGGCGCGGCACGCCATCGCGCAGGTCGAGGACGTCCTGCCCCTGGGGGCCATCGCCCCCGATGCCGTGGCGACGCCGGGCATCTTCGTGGCGCGCGCGGTGAGGAGACACGGTCATGGCTGA
- a CDS encoding 3-oxoacid CoA-transferase subunit B, giving the protein MAEIRKLSRQRLAQIVADEIPDGSYVNVGLGIPTLVARYLDPAKEVILHSENGILGLRGLRAGEPGDVDLINASKEHVQLVPGSSICEQSTSFAMMRGGHLDATILGAFQVAANGDIASWSTGDPDAVPGIGGAMDLVAGARRVIVTMEHTTRDGRPKLLSRCVFPLTGCGVVTSVYTDLAAIDVVPGRGFVVRGLAEGVSRDAVQALTEAPLHWAEDVVVLAH; this is encoded by the coding sequence ATGGCTGAAATCAGAAAACTGTCCCGCCAGCGGCTGGCGCAGATCGTCGCCGACGAGATTCCCGACGGCAGCTACGTCAACGTGGGCCTGGGCATCCCGACGCTGGTGGCCCGCTACCTGGATCCCGCCAAGGAGGTGATCCTGCACAGCGAGAACGGCATCCTGGGCCTGCGCGGCCTGCGCGCGGGCGAGCCGGGCGACGTCGACCTGATCAACGCCAGCAAGGAACACGTCCAGTTGGTGCCCGGCTCGTCGATCTGCGAGCAGTCCACCTCGTTCGCGATGATGCGCGGCGGCCATCTCGACGCCACCATCCTCGGCGCCTTCCAGGTGGCGGCCAACGGCGACATCGCCAGTTGGTCGACCGGCGATCCCGACGCGGTGCCCGGCATCGGCGGGGCGATGGACCTGGTGGCGGGGGCGCGCCGCGTCATCGTCACGATGGAGCACACCACGCGGGACGGCCGGCCGAAACTGCTGTCGCGCTGCGTCTTTCCGCTGACCGGCTGCGGCGTCGTCACCTCCGTGTACACCGACCTCGCGGCCATCGACGTCGTTCCCGGCCGCGGTTTCGTGGTGCGCGGCCTGGCGGAGGGCGTCAGCCGCGACGCCGTCCAGGCCCTGACCGAGGCGCCGTTGCACTGGGCCGAGGACGTCGTCGTGCTGGCGCATTGA
- a CDS encoding tripartite tricarboxylate transporter substrate binding protein, with translation MFTLLRKALCTAALALPALTAAAAGFPARPITLMIPYPPAGTADAIARPLSVVLGKRLGVPVVLEYKGGAGGAIATQYVARSNPDGYTLLMILAAHAINPSLYKNLPYDSAKDFAPVSMVARLPLVLYTNPRFGPKTVAEIIDYARKNPGQLSFGSAGSGNTSHLAGELFASTAGVKLMHVPYKGGGPSITAAIGGEIPMVFAGPDSLAIARSGRLHTVAVTSLERSALAPDVPAIAETLKGFEVYGWYGILAPAGTPDAVVAKLNAEINASLQDPEFKKLVEPLGYIPTGSTPAEFGAYVASETKRWAEVIRKADIHLE, from the coding sequence ATGTTCACGCTGCTACGCAAGGCCCTATGCACCGCCGCGCTGGCGCTGCCCGCGCTGACCGCCGCGGCCGCCGGCTTCCCGGCGCGCCCCATCACCCTGATGATTCCCTATCCGCCGGCGGGCACCGCCGACGCCATCGCGCGGCCGCTGTCGGTGGTCCTGGGCAAGCGCCTGGGCGTGCCGGTGGTGCTCGAATACAAGGGGGGCGCGGGCGGCGCCATCGCCACGCAATACGTGGCGCGTTCCAATCCCGACGGCTACACGCTGCTGATGATCCTGGCCGCGCATGCCATCAACCCCAGCCTGTACAAGAACCTGCCGTACGACTCGGCCAAGGATTTCGCGCCGGTGTCCATGGTGGCGCGCCTTCCCCTGGTCCTTTACACCAATCCCAGGTTCGGGCCCAAGACCGTGGCGGAAATCATCGACTACGCCAGGAAGAATCCGGGGCAGTTGAGTTTCGGCTCGGCCGGCAGCGGCAACACCAGCCACCTGGCCGGCGAGTTGTTCGCCAGCACCGCCGGCGTGAAGCTGATGCACGTGCCCTACAAGGGCGGCGGTCCGTCGATCACCGCGGCCATCGGCGGCGAGATACCCATGGTCTTCGCCGGCCCCGACTCCCTGGCCATCGCCCGCTCGGGCCGCCTGCATACCGTGGCGGTGACCAGCCTGGAGCGTTCCGCGCTGGCCCCCGACGTGCCGGCCATCGCCGAGACCTTGAAGGGCTTCGAGGTCTACGGCTGGTACGGCATCCTGGCGCCGGCCGGGACGCCCGACGCGGTGGTCGCCAAGCTGAACGCCGAAATCAACGCGTCCTTGCAGGATCCCGAGTTCAAGAAACTGGTCGAGCCGCTGGGCTACATCCCCACCGGCTCGACCCCCGCCGAATTCGGCGCCTATGTCGCCAGCGAAACGAAACGCTGGGCCGAGGTGATCCGCAAGGCCGATATCCACCTGGAATAG
- a CDS encoding GGDEF domain-containing protein, protein MPVALLEWSVPAAILLCGLGFIGASFLQFKTLPWGGSLCCVGIGYAAMLVQNDALSPYKQIVEDGFILEGVILACRALHKRKANSLALYFDVAVLLASTALVVIAVACFGSARLETFFVQACCALMLWRAALRFLPFVESTSDKVLMATFLFLALVLTCLCFVYLGAPDISHETGAWRTSVWGSLVQYTGLLGSIVVTFAVMIATSYDATDKYRRHANTDTLTGLLNRRGLEALLASAAGRRFTGAASALILVDIDNFKRINDRFGHPFGDLVLGKFGALLRTHAGARACVARLGGEEFVILLPDSRLRDAVVVAEAIRLAFMVQRWAPDREARFTASMGVTLVQKGEAYPAAMQRADELLYAAKRRGRNCTVASAAGLADVDEAMEAGIAEGGIVETAGTGGRNKAA, encoded by the coding sequence ATGCCTGTCGCTCTGCTCGAATGGTCCGTTCCAGCCGCCATCCTGCTGTGCGGCCTGGGATTCATCGGCGCGAGTTTCCTGCAATTCAAGACCTTGCCGTGGGGAGGCTCGCTCTGCTGCGTGGGGATAGGCTACGCGGCCATGCTGGTCCAGAACGATGCCCTCTCGCCGTACAAGCAGATCGTCGAGGACGGCTTCATCCTGGAAGGCGTCATATTGGCCTGCCGGGCGCTGCACAAGCGCAAGGCCAATTCCCTGGCGCTTTATTTCGACGTGGCGGTCTTGCTGGCGTCGACGGCGCTGGTGGTCATCGCGGTGGCCTGCTTCGGCAGCGCGAGGCTGGAGACCTTCTTCGTGCAGGCCTGCTGCGCCCTCATGCTCTGGCGCGCCGCGCTGCGTTTCCTGCCGTTCGTGGAGTCGACCTCGGACAAGGTGCTCATGGCGACATTCCTGTTCCTCGCCCTGGTCCTGACCTGCCTGTGTTTCGTATACCTCGGCGCGCCCGACATCAGCCATGAGACGGGCGCATGGCGCACCTCGGTCTGGGGCAGCCTGGTCCAATATACCGGCCTGCTCGGCAGCATCGTCGTGACCTTCGCCGTGATGATCGCGACCAGCTACGACGCCACCGACAAATATCGCCGGCACGCGAATACGGACACCTTGACCGGCCTGCTCAACCGGCGCGGCCTGGAGGCCTTGCTGGCGTCCGCCGCGGGCCGGCGCTTCACAGGCGCGGCAAGCGCGCTGATCCTGGTCGACATCGATAACTTCAAGCGCATCAACGACCGCTTCGGCCATCCCTTCGGCGATCTCGTCCTGGGCAAGTTCGGCGCGCTGCTGCGCACGCATGCGGGCGCGCGGGCCTGCGTCGCCCGCCTGGGCGGCGAGGAATTCGTGATCCTTCTTCCCGATTCGCGGCTGCGCGACGCCGTCGTCGTGGCCGAGGCCATCCGCCTGGCTTTCATGGTGCAGCGCTGGGCGCCGGACCGCGAGGCGCGCTTTACGGCCAGCATGGGGGTGACCCTGGTGCAGAAGGGAGAAGCCTACCCGGCGGCCATGCAGCGCGCGGACGAACTCCTGTACGCCGCGAAACGGCGAGGCCGCAATTGCACCGTCGCCAGCGCGGCGGGCCTCGCCGACGTGGACGAGGCCATGGAAGCCGGGATCGCGGAAGGCGGGATCGTGGAGACTGCCGGCACGGGCGGCCGCAACAAGGCCGCCTAG
- a CDS encoding CMD domain protein → MTSTAIDTPDLIDRLAGVAAGSTLHALRRTRDKVADSTQGAFDAVFDPALPGLTLPERLAVATLAAQLTPSPAWAAYYADRLRQQDAALADALQGDAAPDPAGKPALSKRLRAILTFTQALIVKPVEAGKPALETLRAAGLDTPSVVTLAQLIAFLSYQLRVAATVAALGAAGAPAAGDGAASTGDSATTGAASTAGAASAASGSAASAAAAAAPRPADGPALHINGYTDRALTWHAWLDVVALEEASEEQLAVLKEAHPKALTSDYYLLLVHQPAVLRQRQIAFNAIMYAPGGLNRGERELAATAVSRVNGCVYCASVHAERFEQLAKRSDVIVDLFTDAAAPKATGRDRAIVDYATKLTLRPADVGAGDIQALRAAGFDELGILDLSHVIAVFAWANRLMLNLGAPDPVEPSA, encoded by the coding sequence ATGACTTCTACCGCTATCGATACCCCGGATCTCATCGACCGGCTGGCCGGCGTCGCCGCCGGCAGCACGCTGCACGCCTTGCGGCGCACGCGCGACAAGGTCGCCGATTCCACCCAGGGCGCGTTCGACGCCGTTTTCGATCCCGCCCTGCCCGGCCTGACGCTGCCGGAACGGCTGGCCGTCGCGACGCTGGCCGCGCAACTGACGCCCTCCCCCGCCTGGGCAGCCTATTACGCCGACCGCCTGCGCCAGCAGGACGCGGCGCTGGCCGACGCGCTGCAAGGCGACGCCGCGCCGGACCCGGCCGGCAAGCCCGCCTTGTCCAAGCGCCTGCGCGCCATCCTCACCTTCACCCAGGCCCTCATCGTCAAGCCGGTGGAGGCCGGCAAGCCGGCGCTGGAGACCTTGCGCGCGGCCGGGCTGGACACGCCGTCCGTCGTCACGCTGGCGCAGTTGATCGCCTTCCTGTCGTACCAGTTGCGCGTGGCCGCCACGGTCGCGGCGCTGGGCGCCGCCGGCGCGCCGGCGGCCGGAGATGGCGCCGCATCCACGGGCGACTCTGCGACCACCGGCGCCGCATCGACAGCGGGCGCGGCGTCGGCCGCAAGCGGATCCGCCGCCTCGGCTGCCGCCGCGGCGGCGCCGCGTCCGGCCGACGGCCCGGCGCTGCATATCAACGGTTATACGGACCGCGCCCTGACCTGGCACGCCTGGCTCGACGTGGTGGCGCTGGAAGAGGCCAGCGAGGAACAGCTCGCCGTGCTCAAGGAGGCCCATCCCAAGGCCCTGACGTCCGATTACTACCTGCTGCTGGTCCACCAGCCGGCGGTGCTGCGCCAGCGCCAGATCGCCTTCAACGCCATCATGTATGCGCCGGGCGGCCTCAACCGCGGCGAGCGTGAATTGGCCGCCACCGCCGTTTCGCGCGTCAACGGCTGCGTCTATTGCGCGTCCGTGCATGCCGAACGCTTCGAACAACTGGCCAAGCGCAGCGACGTCATCGTCGACCTGTTCACCGACGCCGCCGCGCCCAAGGCTACCGGCCGCGACCGCGCCATCGTCGACTATGCGACCAAGCTGACGCTGCGGCCGGCGGACGTGGGCGCCGGCGACATCCAGGCCTTGCGCGCGGCCGGCTTCGACGAACTGGGCATACTGGACCTGAGCCACGTGATCGCCGTGTTCGCCTGGGCCAACCGCCTGATGCTCAACCTCGGCGCGCCGGACCCGGTCGAGCCGTCCGCCTGA